The Pseudomonas sp. IAC-BECa141 genome contains the following window.
GTCTGTCGTGGAAACTGATGGACACCGAACTGGCCGATCTGGAAAGCGTCACCCCGCAAGACATCCAGAACGCCGCCAAGCTGTATTTCACCCGCGAACGTCTCAGCGTCGCCCACGTCCTGCCATTGGAGACGACTCATGAGTGAGCGCAAAACCCCACGCCTGCTGCTCGGCCTGATCGCCGTGGCCGTCATCGGCTCCGCTGCGTTCTATCTGGTGCCGAGCGACAACACCAAGGCCAGCGAAGCGCTGGATAACGCCAAGTCCAGCCAGAAGCTGCAATCGCTGGCCGAACTCGACGGCAAGGCCCCGGCCAGCCGCAAGCTCGACGTGCAGACCTGGAACACCGCCGAAGGCGCCAAGGTGTTGTTCGTCGAGGCTCGCGAATTGCCGATGTTCGACATGCGCCTGATTTTCGCCGCCGGCAGCAGCCAGGACGGTAACGCGCCGGGCCTGGCCCTGCTGACCAACGCCATGCTCAACGAAGGCGTGGCGGGCAAGGACGTCGGTGCCATCGCCCAAGGTTTCGAAGGCCTGGGCGCGGACTTTGGCAACGGCGCCTATAAAGACATGGCCATCGCCTCGCTGCGCAGCCTGAGCGCCGCCGACAAACGCGAGCCGGCGCTGAAACTGTTCTCGGAAGTGGTGGGCAAACCGACCTTCCCGGCCGACTCCTTCGCGCGCATCAAGAACCAGATGCTCGCCGGTTTCGAGTACCAGAAACAGAACCCCGGCAAACTCGCCAGCCTGGAGCTGATGAAGCGTCTGTACGGCGATCACCCATACGCCCACTCCAGCGACGGCAACGCGCAAAGCGTGCCGAAAATCACGCTGGCGCAACTGCGTGAGTTCCACGCCAAGGCGTATGCGGCGGGCAACGTGGTGATCGCACTGGTGGGCGATCTGTCCCGCAGTGAAGCCGAGGCGATTGCCAATCAGGTGTCCGCTGCGCTGCCAAAAGGCCCGGCGCTGGCGAAAATCGAGCAACCGACCGAACCGAAGGCCAGCGTCGGCCACATCGAATTCCCGTCCAAGCAGACCAATCTGATGATTGCGCAACTGGGCATCGACCGTGATGACCCGGACTACGCCGCGCTGTCGATGGGCAACCAGATCCTCGGCGGTGGCGGTTTCGGCACCCGGCTGATGAGCGAGGTGCGTGAAAAGCGCGGCCTGACCTACGGCGTGTATTCAGCCTTCAGCCCGATGCAAGCTCGCGGCCCGTTCATGATCAATCTGCAGACCCGTGCGCAAATGAGCGAAGGCACCCTGAAACTGGTGCAGGACGTGCTCGGCGACTACCTCAAGACCGGCCCGACCCAGAAAGAACTGGACGACGCCAAGCGCGAACTGGCCGGCAGCTTTCCGCTGTCCACCGCGAGCAATGCCGATATCGTCGGTCAACTCGGCGCCATGGGTTTCTACAACCTGCCGCTGAGTTATCTGGACGACTTCATGCGTCAGTCCCAGAGCCTGACGGTCGAGCAGGTTCGCGATGCCATGAACAAACACTTGAGCACGGATAAACTGGTCATCGTCAGCGCTGGCCCGACCGTGCCGCAAAAGCCGTTACCGGCCCCATCTGATAAACCTGCCGAGCAGCCGCTCGGGGTTCCGGAGCATTAATGGCCAGTCCAAAGAAACCTGTACAAAAACTGCACAACGGGGTGAACCAGTTGCGCATCATCGGCGGCGAATGGCGCAGCCGCAAACTGAGCTTTCCTGATGCGCCGGGCCTGCGTCCGACGCCGGATCGGGTACGCGAAACCCTGTTCAACTGGCTCGCGCCTTACGTTGCCGGGGCCAAGGTTCTCGATCCGTTCGCCGGCAGCGGCGCACTGTTTCTGGAAGCGCTGTCCCGTGGCGCAGCAATGGGTCAGGCCCTGGACGCCAGCCATGTTGCGGTCTCCAGCCTGAAAGAACACCTCGGCACGCTGCGCTGCACCAACGGCCACGTACAGACCGCCGATGCGCTGCGCTACCTGGAAACCCAGACCGCGACCGCGTTCGACCTGGTGTTCCTCGACCCGCCGTTCAACCAGAACCTGCTGCCGTCGGTGTGCACATTGCTGGAAGAGCGCCAATGGCTGGCCGAAGATTCGTGGATCTACACTGAAAGCGAAACCGCACCATCGACCCTCGGCCTGCCGGGCAACTGGCGCCTGCACCGCGAGCAGAAATCCGGGCGGGTGTACTACGCGTTGTGGCAGCGCAGCCTGCCCGCTCTCTGACACCGTCGATCCACGCAATGCCCGGCGTGCGGTAGATAACTACCGCACGCCTCCCCTGCAAAATCTCCACAGTGGATTACGCCATTTCCGTAATCCACTGAGGATGAATCACTTATGGACACTTTGTGCAGCAGGATGCTGCCTTGCCTGGCCCTCGCCCCGCTGCTGGCGCTGGCCGATCCACCACCGACCACCCATGAGTTTCGGCTGGACAATGGCCTGAAGGTCGTCGTCCGCGAGGATCACCGGGCCCCGCTGGTCACCTCGCAACTCTGGTTCAAAGTCGGCTCGGCTGACGAATCGCCGGGCCAGACCGGACTGTCCCACGCGCTGGAGCACATGCTTTACAAGGGCAGCAGCAAGACTTGTCCGGGTGAGGCATCGGCCATTCTGGAATCCCTGGGCGCATCGGAAAATGCCTTTACCAATAAGGACGTCACGGCCTATTACCAGACGCTGCCCAAGCCTTATCTGGGCGTCGCGTTTGAGCTGATGGCCGACCTGATGTCGACCGCTCACCTCAGACCTGAGGATTTCACCCCCGAGATTGCCGTCATTCAAGAGGAACGTCGCTGGAGTGTTGAAGACAGTCCTCTCGACACCGCAATGGAACGCCTGGAAGCTCTGGCCTATCCCTCCAGCAGCTACCGAACGCCCGTCAGCGGCTGGATGACCTGCACGGTCTGAACGCCACTCAGTTGCGGGACTGGTATGAGTCACGCTATTCCCCCGGCAATGCCACGCTGGTTGTCGTCGGTGACGTCACGCTCGATTACGTTCAGCCCTTGGCTCAGCGTTACTTCGGCAGCCTGCCCGGTCGCGCCTTTCCACAAGCCGTGAAACCTCATGAACTGCCGGAGCCGGGCGAACGCCGAATCACACTCAAACAACCGGTTCCTGCCCCACAACTGATCATGGCAATCAACGTTCCCAGCCTGGCTACGGCAGACACCGATCGGACCGCACACGCACTGCAGCTGATCAGAATGTTGCTGGCAGGCTCCCAGAGCGCACGCCTGCAAAAACGCCTGTTGCACCAGGAGCATTTGCTCAGTCAAGTCGACGCCAGCTACAACCTTTACAGCCGTGGCGACACCCTCCTGATAGTGCGCACCCGGCTCGACAATTCGCACTCGGCCACGCCTGACAAGGCGCAATCACGCGTCTGGGATCTGTTCGAGGAGCTGCGCACAACGCCTCCCTCCATCGATGAACTGGAACGCGCGCGAACCCAGTTGATCGCCCAAAGGGTTTTTGCACGAGATTCTATCGAGAGCACTGCCCAACAGCTGGCCGCCCTCGAGAGCATTGGCCTGTCGTGGCAATTGCTCGATCAGGAGATTGCCGGGTTAAAGAACGTGACGCCCGAGGACATCCGTCAGACCGCTGAAAAATATCTGATCCGCGAACGCCTCAGCACCGCCCATGTGCTCATGGAGAAAAAACATGGATAAATCGGCGCGCGTCTTTGAGTCTGTCCTGGCCTGTTTCGCACTCATCGGTTGGCTGTCAGCCAGCCCGGCTACTGCCGCCAACTCGCCAGCCGGCTTTCCCGACACTCGATTGCAATCGTTGCTGGAAACAGACTCCACACAACAGGCTCCACGCCCCTTTACCATCAAGGGCTGGAAAACCACGACAGGCATCAAAACGTTATTCATCCGCACCACGGATCTGCCAATGTTCGACGTTCACGTCAGCTTCGCCGGCGGCAGTGCACGCGATGGCGACACACCCGGTCTGGCAGCGGTGACATTCAGTCTGTTCAACGAAGGCGTCGCCGACATGAGTGATCATGCAGCTATCGCCGAAGTGTTCGACGGGCTGGGAGCGAAGCTCGGGATGGACCTGGATCAGGAACGTGCCACTTTCACGTTGCGCAGCCTGAGCGATCCAGACAAAAGCAGCCCGGCACTGCAGCTGTTTACGCAAATGCTGGGGCAGCCCGCTCTTACCGAAGAAGCTCTGCTCAGGGTCAAGCGCGAGCTTCGTGGCTTGCAGCTGGCAGAACAGCAACAACCTGCGCAAATTGCCTCGCTGCGCCTGCAGGATCTGCTGGCTGCGGACACGCCATACGCCCGTTCGATCTACGGAACCGATGCCGGCCTGACCTCGCTCACCCGTCAGGCCGTTCAAACGTTTCACAGCCAGACCCACTCGGCAAGCCAGACACAAATTACATTGGTGGGAGACCTTTCCGTCGAACAGGCACAGGCCATCAGCCTGCAAATCGCCAACGCGCTACCCGCGCCCCTCGTTGCATTGCCCACCGTCGAACCGCTCAAGGCGTTCGGTACTGAAATGCATCGCCATGTCGAGCGCACACAGGAACAGGTTCACGTATTGCTGGGACAACCCAGCCTGTCGCGCCAACACGAAGACTTCGTTGCGCTGTATGCCGCGACGCTGATTTTCGGCAGGGGAGCAAACTCCCGTCTGATGACAGAACTGCGGCAAAAACGCGGCCTGGTGTACGACGCCAGCATTCGCACCAAAGACTGGGCGGGCAGCGGCCTGACATCAATCACCCTGCAGACCAGCCCTCAATTCGCGAATGAAACGGTGGCCCTGGTGAAATCGATGCTCAGCAAATTCCGGCGTGAGGGCCCGACACAGGAGGAATTGGCTTACTTCAAACGCCGACTGGCCAACGCCAACATCGTTAGCAGCGCCAGCAACGCGCAGATTCTCGGGCGCCTGGCCGAGATCAACCGGCATCACTTGCCACTGGACCTGGACTTCTTCGCACAACAGGTGCAGCGCCTGACGCTTGAACAGATCAGAACGGCAATGGACAAACATCTGCCGGACGATCAGTGGCGGGTAGTGACGGTCGGTCCGACGGTACCCCAAGTGCCGCTCCCGCAACCGGCCATTGTCCCGACCGTCGAGCCGTCGGGGCATTCGTGTCGCGCCGATGCAGGCTTTGTGGCAAGTTAGACCTCCCTTGAAGTGACAGCCCTTGTATGACTGTCACTTCATGCATGACACCGTCGAGATTTACCGTGCGCGCACTTCTTTCTCCTTCCGAACCAGGTTTTCGTTTCACGCCCGCCTTCGGCCTTGGCAATCCGCACCTGCAAACCTTGTGGGGGCCGCTTTGGCGCAAGACCGTTCACCTTGACCGCCAGCGCGAACGGCTATGGCTGGAGGATGGCGACTTTCTCGACCTCGACTGGTACGGCCCGCACAGCGCCGAAGCGCCACTGGTGCTGGTGTTGCACGGGCTGACCGGCTCCTCCAATTCGCCTTATGTGGCCGGAATCCAGGCAGCGCTCGCCGCACAGGGCTGGGCCAGTGTTGCGCTGAACTGGCGCGGCTGCTCCGGCGAGCCGAACCTGTTGCCGCGCAGCTACCATTCCGGCGCCAGCGAAGACCTCGCCGAGACCATCCGCCATCTGAAAGCCAAGCGGCCACTGGCGCCGTTGTATGCGGTCGGCTATTCCCTCGGCGGCAATGTGCTGCTCAAGCATCTGGGGGAAACCGGCAGCGCCAGCGGCGTACGGGGTGCCGTGGCGGTGTCGGTGCCGTTTCGCCTCGATCAATGCGCCGACCGTATCGGCCAGGGTTTCTCCAAGGTCTATCAGGCGCACTTCATGCGCGAGATGGTGGCCTACATCAAGAACAAGCAGCGCCAGTTCCAGCACGACGGGCGCGAGGACGGTCTTGCCGCACTGGCCGCTCTCGGCTCGCTGGAAAACATGCGCACTTTCTGGGATTTCGATGGCCGGGTGACCGCGCCGCTGCACGGTTTCGTCGATGCCGAGGATTACTATCGCCGGGCATCGAGCCGTTACTTTCTCGGAGAGATTCGCACGCCGACCCTGATCATTCAGGCGGCGGACGATCCGTTCGTGTTTCCCCACAGTTTGCCTTCAGCCAGTGAGCTATCGAGCTCGACCGTGTTCGAATTGCAGAACAAGGGCGGGCATGTCGGCTTCGTCGACGGCACGCTCCGCCAGCCGGGCTATTACCTGGAACGACGGATTCCGCAGTGGCTGGCTGACGCGGGTCGCGGGTGAGGTCATGAGCGATCGGGGCGAGTCGATCCGTTTCTGGCAAGCCGCGCCTCTGGCCGGGGTCGAGCTGTTGACCGCGCGCTACATCGAGCATCGTTTCGCCCCGCACGTCCACGACGGTTATGTGATCGGCATGATCATGGCCGGTGCCCAGCGCTACCGTTATCGCGGCGCCGAACACCTGGCGGGCAGCGGCACGCTGGTGCTGATCAATCCGGATGAATTGCACACCGGCCACAAGGGCACCGAGGACGGCTGGCTGTACCGTGCGTTCTACCCGGACACCGGCAAGATTGTCTCGCTGCTTGAAGAACTGGAGCTGCCGACCGCGCCGATGCCGGCCTTTGGCGCAACGCTGTATCGCGACCCGGATCTGGTCACCGGCTTCAGTCAGTTGCACCGCTTGCTGGAAA
Protein-coding sequences here:
- a CDS encoding M16 family metallopeptidase; the protein is MSERKTPRLLLGLIAVAVIGSAAFYLVPSDNTKASEALDNAKSSQKLQSLAELDGKAPASRKLDVQTWNTAEGAKVLFVEARELPMFDMRLIFAAGSSQDGNAPGLALLTNAMLNEGVAGKDVGAIAQGFEGLGADFGNGAYKDMAIASLRSLSAADKREPALKLFSEVVGKPTFPADSFARIKNQMLAGFEYQKQNPGKLASLELMKRLYGDHPYAHSSDGNAQSVPKITLAQLREFHAKAYAAGNVVIALVGDLSRSEAEAIANQVSAALPKGPALAKIEQPTEPKASVGHIEFPSKQTNLMIAQLGIDRDDPDYAALSMGNQILGGGGFGTRLMSEVREKRGLTYGVYSAFSPMQARGPFMINLQTRAQMSEGTLKLVQDVLGDYLKTGPTQKELDDAKRELAGSFPLSTASNADIVGQLGAMGFYNLPLSYLDDFMRQSQSLTVEQVRDAMNKHLSTDKLVIVSAGPTVPQKPLPAPSDKPAEQPLGVPEH
- the rsmD gene encoding 16S rRNA (guanine(966)-N(2))-methyltransferase RsmD is translated as MASPKKPVQKLHNGVNQLRIIGGEWRSRKLSFPDAPGLRPTPDRVRETLFNWLAPYVAGAKVLDPFAGSGALFLEALSRGAAMGQALDASHVAVSSLKEHLGTLRCTNGHVQTADALRYLETQTATAFDLVFLDPPFNQNLLPSVCTLLEERQWLAEDSWIYTESETAPSTLGLPGNWRLHREQKSGRVYYALWQRSLPAL
- a CDS encoding M16 family metallopeptidase, whose protein sequence is MFDVHVSFAGGSARDGDTPGLAAVTFSLFNEGVADMSDHAAIAEVFDGLGAKLGMDLDQERATFTLRSLSDPDKSSPALQLFTQMLGQPALTEEALLRVKRELRGLQLAEQQQPAQIASLRLQDLLAADTPYARSIYGTDAGLTSLTRQAVQTFHSQTHSASQTQITLVGDLSVEQAQAISLQIANALPAPLVALPTVEPLKAFGTEMHRHVERTQEQVHVLLGQPSLSRQHEDFVALYAATLIFGRGANSRLMTELRQKRGLVYDASIRTKDWAGSGLTSITLQTSPQFANETVALVKSMLSKFRREGPTQEELAYFKRRLANANIVSSASNAQILGRLAEINRHHLPLDLDFFAQQVQRLTLEQIRTAMDKHLPDDQWRVVTVGPTVPQVPLPQPAIVPTVEPSGHSCRADAGFVAS
- a CDS encoding hydrolase, giving the protein MRALLSPSEPGFRFTPAFGLGNPHLQTLWGPLWRKTVHLDRQRERLWLEDGDFLDLDWYGPHSAEAPLVLVLHGLTGSSNSPYVAGIQAALAAQGWASVALNWRGCSGEPNLLPRSYHSGASEDLAETIRHLKAKRPLAPLYAVGYSLGGNVLLKHLGETGSASGVRGAVAVSVPFRLDQCADRIGQGFSKVYQAHFMREMVAYIKNKQRQFQHDGREDGLAALAALGSLENMRTFWDFDGRVTAPLHGFVDAEDYYRRASSRYFLGEIRTPTLIIQAADDPFVFPHSLPSASELSSSTVFELQNKGGHVGFVDGTLRQPGYYLERRIPQWLADAGRG